Below is a genomic region from Paludicola sp. MB14-C6.
CCTTATTTGAATGCAAAGCGTTATCGTATTACTCTTGTTGGAATCATTGTTTTAGTTATTATTACCAGTTTGATTGCTATTTATTATTATTCAAATAAAAACAACTCAGAACAAGCACAAACAAATACTGTTGAATATAAATATTACTTAAAGGAATATAATAACCAAATTGGTGTTTATAAAACAAATGAGAATAAACCGTTTCGAACAATAGATGTTTTTGTTTATACATTACCTTCCGTAGACCAACATGAGTTAAAAACAGGTATACTTGTTCAAGATGATGAAAAGCTTAGAATGATTATTGAGGATTACGAAAGTTAAAAAAAGAACCGCTTCATGCGGTTCTTTTTTTTATGATAATATGATTGCTATTATCTATAAATGCCTTCTTCACGCCAAATTTGATTCATCATTTCGTAACGTTTTAAATCTAGTCCAGTATATACGCAGTTGGATGTTGAGAATATATATCCATATCCGTTTGCCATACCTTCTTTAAGGGTTCTTCTTACATCTGCAGCAGCTTCTTCATCAGTTCCAGTTTGTAATAAACCACAGTTTACATTACCAATTGTACAAATCTTATCGCCATATTTTTGGCGTACTTCAGTTAGGCTCATTCCGCCTTGAGGGTCGATAGAATGTAATGCATCCGGTCCACAAGCAACAATTTGATCCAAAATAGGGTTAATGTTACCGTCAGTGTGTTTAATAGAGTAGAAGCCAAGCTTACGATAAGTGTCGATAGTTTCTTTTAAGTTTGGTGCAATTAACTCACCAAAGATATCAGGTGAGAAAAATGGGTTTACATTAAAGCTATAGTCAGAACATAGTGCAAAGCCGTCTAGTAGACCGGTTTTAGATAATGCATTTGCAGTTTTAAAAGCATTTTCCTGCCAAGATTTTTGTTGTTCTAATATTTTCTCTGGCTCTTCGTACATTTGTGTTGTAAATTCCATCATGGATTCACCATCAGGAATACCACAAGTTGTATCACCATGCATTAGTAAAAAGTATTGATCACCAGTTTTTTCACGAATAGTTTCTAGTAACCATTTTACATTTTCTAAATCCCATGGGTTAGGGTGAACGAAAATAGCATCGTGATGATATTTCTCTGCAATTTTGATATAGCAATCAGCCATATCTTCCATTTGTAATTTTTTTTCGGTATGGGACATTTGATTCCATTGCTCATAAAAACGATGAGAAGGATGAACTTTTCCCAATACTTCCATTGTTAAGAAAAACACTAATTCAAAGTGTGGTACATGTCCTTCAATTTTTTCTCGTCTTAACGCTTTTGCAAAACGTTCTTTTCCAGTCATAGTGAGTTGCCTCCATATATATTTTATACAATTATTATACTGTATATTGTGAATAAAGTAAATAACATAATGTAATTTTGGAATAAATCATGTTATCTATTAACAACAAATATAAAATTAAATTCTACAATTTTACATCATGATGTGAAAGAAGTAAACGATTTATCAGATAAATCATATCATATTAGTTTTCTAATTTAGCAACATATATTAAATTACGTTCTACAATCTTACATTGTATTTTAATGAAAAAGTATTATGATATGAATTATGATAGCAAGAATGAGTGGAGGAATGAAAATGAATATAGAGCAACTTAAGGATAGTATTGTTAGTGGTGCATATAATAGCGTATTGCAAAACATATATAGTGATAATATCAATACAGTAAAAGCACGTTATTTATCTTGTATAGAAGGTTATCAACAACAATTTCAAAAAGGAGATAATATATCTGTATTTAGTGCACCTGGTAGAACAGAAGTAGGTGGTAACCATACAGATCATCAGCACGGGCGTGTTATCGCAGGTGCAGTTGATTTAGATATTATTGCAGTTGTGAATAAAACAAATGCAAATGTAATTCGTGTTTTTTCTGAAGGATTCGGATTAACTGAAGTAGTATTAGATAATTTTAATGTGGTTGAAAATGAAAAAGAAACATCAGCTGCGTTAATTCGGGGGATCGTATCAAGGCTAAAGGAACGTGGATACCCTGTATCCGGTTTTGATGCCTATACAATGTCTGACGTTTTATGTGGTTCAGGGCTTTCTTCATCTGCAGCATTTGAAGTGTTGATAGGTACAGTTTTAAATGACCTTTATTGCAATAGTGAGCTTAAGGCAATAGAAATTGCGCAAATTGCACAATATGCAGAGAATGTTTATTTTGGAAAGCCTAGTGGGCTGATGGATCAAACCGCAAGCGCAGTAGGCGGTTTTGTTTCAATTGATTTTGCTTGTATCAAAAAGCCTATTATAAATCCAATTACATTTGATTTAAAAAAACATGGCTATCAATTAGTAATTGTGAATACAGGTGCAAATCATTCAGATTTAACGGATGATTATGCAAGTATACCACATGAGATGAAAGATATTGCAAGCTGCTTTGATAAAGAACATTTAAATGAAGTAGAAACTACTGTATTTTATCAAAATATTCCTAAGTTAAGAGGTCAAGTAAGTGATAGAGCAATTCTTAGGGCAATTCATTTCTTTGAAGACACAAATCGTGTTACTCGGCAAGCCGATGCTTTAATACATCAAGATATTGACACATTTTTAAAAGAAGTCAATGCATCAGGGCAATCATCTTACGATTATCTACAAAATGTGTATAGTCCACATAATCCTACTGAACAGAGTATTGCATTGGCATTATGCCTTACAAAACAGTTTTTGAAAGGACAGGGAGCCTGTAGAGTACATGGTGGAGGATTTGCAGGTACGATTCAAGTTTATCTACCAATTTCAGTAACAGATGATTATATTAAGCATATGAAGTTAGTTTTTGGAGAAAATTGTTGCTATCGTATTAATATACGTAAGCAAGGTGGGGTAAAAGTAATATAATTGATTGTATAATTTTTGTCGATTAAAAAAAGTATTGCATTTTTCTCAATGTTATAGTAGAATGTCTTTAGTAAAGAACTTTAACAAATGATTGGAGAAAAAGGATGCCAAAACATATATTAGCACCATATCTTATGGAAAACTCAGTTCATGAGATCAGAGTTAGTGATCTACAACGAATGACACATTTAAATATTGCATTTGCTCATGTAAAAAATAGTATAGTAACTGTAAAACATCTAAAACACTTAAATCGGATTGCTGTTTATAAGAGTGTTAATCCCGAATTGAAGGTAATTTTATCAGTCGGCGGATGGGGTGCAGATGGTTTTAACCAAGCTGCAAAAACGAAAGAGGGTAGAGAAAGCTTTGCCAAAACTGCAATGGATATCGTTTTAAAATGGGATTTTGATGGAATTGATATTGACTGGGAATATCCATGTAGCGATCAAGCAGGCATTGCTTATGGTCCTGAAGATAAGGTGAATTTCACCTTACTATTAGAAGAACTTAGAAAAACACTCGATGAAAAAGGCAAAATGAACGGTAAAAAGTACTTGTTAACTGCCGCTGTTGGCGGTGAATCATATTTCATTGAAGGCACAGAAATGGATAAAGTCGCTCAAATCCTTGATTATGTAAACCTAATGACATATGACTTGCGTGGAGGATTTACTCATGTAGCAGGACACCATGCAAGTTTAGGACCTCAAACTGGCGATGAGAACGGACCATGTAGTATGAGAACGGTTCAAATCTATCACGATGCTGGTGTACCATACGAGAAAATGGTATTGGGAGCAGCATTTTACGGTAGAGTGTGGGAAAACGTAACTTCAACTGAGAATAATGGTTTAGGTCAAGTTGCAAAAACTACTGGAAGCGGTCATGTCCGTTTTAATCTTCAAGATGAAGAGCAAATCAAGTTACATGGCTACACAAAATACTTTGATGAAAAAGCGCAAGCACCATACTTATTTAATGGTAAAAACTTTGTTTCTTTTGAAGATAAAGCTTCTATTAAAGCTAAATGCGACTTTGTAAAGGAAAAAGGTCTTGCCGGTATGATGTACTGGGCGTATGGTAATCATCAGTTATTTGAAGCAATGTCAGAGAATTTAGACTAATACACAAAGAAAGCGGCACGAATTTTCGTGCCGCTTTTATAGTAGTAAAGCCAGCGTGGTTGCCCGTCGTTGTATAATATAAATGGTATGCTACACCGGTGCGTCAAGGATGCCGCACCCTACAAGTAGATAAGATTAATTCTATCGGTCAGCTATCGCTACCAGCTTTTTCAAAGAGAGATTTAGGTATTAGGAAAGCTACACTTCACAGGTTATGTATATTATACTTAGCAATATTTTCATTTTGTAGAAGTTGTGTTATAATGAACAAATAAGTTAAATTAATGAATGGAGCATAACTATGGATATCGATTTTTATGGAAATACATGTGTTGGTAGCTCAAATGTGAATGGCGATGTGTTTTATATTTCATCTGACCACAAAGTGTATCTTTTAGCTGATGGTGCTTCAGGTGCAGGAAATGACGGAAAAGTTTTGATGGGAAAGATATGCATTGAAATTATTGAAAATTTTGAATACGATTCAACCAAATTAAATGCAAAAGAATATATTGACCAATTATTCTGGAAGATTAACAATCGCCTAATTGAAACATCACAATATTTTAAGAAGCTTGTATTCGGTACATTGAATTTGGCTGTAGTGGATGACGATATTCTAACAATAACAACTTTAGGGGATTCTCCAGCATTTTATTACAATGGTGTAGAAATCAATAGAGTTGCTAAAAATAAAAAGCAATATGAATGGATGATTGATGCAGGATATATTACAAAACAACAATATGAAGGTTATATAAGCCAGATGCATGAGATGATGCAGTGTTGTTTTGATTACTATGTCCCTCAAATTGTGCCTAACAATGTAATCGAACAGTACCCTATAAAACCAAACAATATTCTTGTTTTATGTAGTGATGGGCTGAGTGATTATATATCCTCAAATGATATTATTAGGTCAATTCAGACTAAAGGACTAAAAGATGGAATAGATGATTTAATATTGAAGGCAAAAGATATCGCGCTTGGCAAACAAAATTATTTTGACGATATAACTGTTGTAGCAATAAAAATTGTGTGAATGAATGGATAGGCATAAATAACACCGGTGTGTCAAGGATACCGCACCCTACAAGTAGTAGATAAGATTAATTCTATCAGTCAGCTATCGCTACCAGCTTAAGCCTTTTTGCTTTCCTCTAAAGTTTTGCATAGCAATACTTTTATGAAGAGTGGCGACCGAGGTCGGCGGATACAGTTACATTTTTATATCATCTTAGGTATTAGGAAAAGCCCATTGCTATATCAAGACGACTAAAGAATTTTACCCAAATAACAAATCCCTCCCCATATTGGGGAGGGACATTTTATTATACCGCTTTCTTTTCAGCAGCTTTTTTAGCTTTGTCTTTGGTATGACGAATTACTTTTAGTCTTGTAAACTCTTCACGTTCTTTTTCCTCTAAAGCATCTGTAATAAACTTAACAGTCGCCTCAAAACGAGGGATATTAACGTTTTTTAAAGCATTCGCACGACGTTGTGTTTTCTTAATTGCATCAGCAAGACGATAAACACTATTTTCAACTTCAGCCAAAATAACGGTAAGTTCTTTTGCTTTATTAAAATTCAAATAAGCAACATCATATTGTGAGTTTGACTCAGATAAAGGGTATTGAACAGTAGTAATGGTCGTTTCCAACGATACTTCAGGAATATCTACACCCATAACACTACGATATGTGATATGCACACCATTTTCTATGCTTGTGTCTTTGGTAAGACCTTCACATAAACCTAACGTAATATTAGCACGTTGTAAAGCAGCATAAGCTTTTTCATAAGTAGTCTCAATTTCACCACGAAGTGACTTAGCTTTTTCAACAAGCATCATCATCTCACGTATTAGAATATTTCTTTTACGGTCTAAAAGATCATATCCTAAATTTGCAAGAACAAGTGATTTTTTTGTTGCTATCAAATTTCCTTTGGTAGGGAATATTGTATTAGCCAAATTCATACCCTCCTTCCAACGAAATGTCGGATGATTTTTGCCTAATCTTTAAATCTCTCTGTACGTTTTGGATCAAAGTTTGCTTCAACCAGTTTAGCATCCATGCGGCTTAATTCTGATTTCGGCAATAAACTTAATAGATCCCAGCCAAGCTCAAGAGTTTGTTCAATTGTTCTTGCTTCATTAAATTCTTGTGAAATAAAATGCTTTTCAAACATCTTACCGAACTCCAAATAAGCTTTATCGCTCTTGGATAACTCTTCTTCACCGATAACGGAAGCTAAAGCTCTAGCATCTTGTACACGAGCATAAGACGCAAATAATTGGTTTGCAACGGCACTATGGTCGCCACGAGTATAGCCCTCACCAATACCATCTTTCATTAAACGAGATAGGGAAGGAAGAATTGCAACAGGAGGATAAATACCAATTTGGTTCAAGTTACGATCCAAAACGATTTGACCTTCTGTAATATATCCTGTTAAGTCAGGAACCGGATGGGTAATATCATCATTAGGCATTGTTAAAATTGGAATTTGAGTAACAGAACCCTTACCGCCTTTTACAATACCGGCTCTTTCATATAAAGATGCTAGGTCAGAATAAAGGTATCCAGGATAACCTTTTCTACCAGGAATTTCACCTTTAGAAGAAGAGAATTCACGTAGTGCTTCTGCATAAGATGTCATATCTGTCATTATAACAAGGATATTCATATCATGCTCATAAGCTAGATATTCAGCAGCAGTTAATGCACAACGAGGAGCAAGGATACGTTCAATGATTGGGTCGTTAGATAAGTTTAAGAACATAACAACGTTTTCCAATACACCTGATTCTTCAAATGAACGTTTGAAATAATCTGCAACGTCATTGTTAACGCCCATTGCGGCGAAAACGATACCGAATTTCTCGTCGCTATCTTTATTGTCATTTAATTGAGATTGACAAACAAGTTGAACAGCAAGCTTATTGTGGCTCATACCGGAACCAGAGAAGATTGGCAGCTTTTGACCACGGATTAGAGTAGTCAAACCGTCAATAGACGAAATACCGGTACGAATATAGTTTCTTGGGTATTCACGAGCAACGGGATTTAGAGGTTGACCGTTAATATCCGCATATTTATCAGCGAAAATTTCGCCAAGACCATCAATCGGTGTACCTGCACCATTAAAGATTCTGCCTAGCATTTCTTTTGAAAGTGCTAATTCCATAGGTTTACCGGTTAGTCTGGTTCTTGTATTTGTAAGGGAAAGTCCATTGGTGCCTTCGAAAACTTGAATAATAACTCTTTCACCTTGAATTTCAACAATACGACCTAGTCGTTTTGTTCCATCTTCAAGATAAAGTTCAGCCATTTCTTCAAAGCTAGCATTCGGAACATTATCAAGCACCACTAATGGACCGTTGATTTCTTTTAATCCAATAAATTGTAGGCTCATTTTGTTTCCTCCACGCGGTTATTGTTTTTGAATGCTTCAAGTTTTTCGTTAATTTCAGCATACAACCTATCAAAAGCACTAAGGTCATTATTCGGAATTTGATATTTCATACCTGCAAGGATATCAAATAGACCAAGGTCAATCATTTCTGATAAAGCATAGTTGCGTTTGATATATTTTGAACATTGATCATTTACATAAAGAATGATTTGCATCATTTTTAATTGTTTTTCCAAGGATACATAAGTATCATCAACGTGGAATGCATTTTGTTGTAAATAACCTAAACGAATTGCTTTTGCAGTTTCGATAACAAGTTTTTGATCATCAGGTAAAACATCAGAACCAATCAATTTAACGATTTCCATTAATGATGCTTCATCTGCTAAAATGTTTGCAAAACGTCGTCTGCATTTTAAGAAGTCTTCTGAAACATATTGGTTATAATATTTTGTTAAATCATCAATATAGTCGCTATAGCTCTCTGTCCAGTTAATTGCAGGATAGTGACGAGCATAAGCCAATGATTTATCTAATGCCCAGAATGTACGAACGAAACGCTTTGTATTTTGCGTAACCGGCTCAGAGAAGTCAGCACCTTGAGGAGAAACAGCTCCGATAATCGTTACAGAACCTTGTGTACCATTTAAGTTGTTCATATAACCTGCACGTTCATAGAACTGAGCCAAACGAGAAGGTAAGTATGCTGGGAACCCTTCCTCAGCAGGCATTTCTTCCAAACGTCCGGAGATTTCACGAAGTGCTTCAGCCCAACGAGAAGTTGAGTCAGCCATAATAGCAACGTGGTAACCCATATCACGATAATATTCAGCAAGAGTAATACCTGTATAAATAGATGCCTCACGTGCAGCAACCGGCATGTTAGAAGTATTTGCAATCAATGTAGTACGGTCAGTCATTTTGTTGCCTGTTTTCGGGTCGATCAGTTCAGAGAATTCATCAAGTACTTGAGTCATCTCGTTACCACGCTCACCACAACCAACATACACGATAATATCCGCATCACACCATTTTGCAATTTGGTGCTGTGTCATTGTTTTACCGGTACCAAATCCGCCAGGAACAGCAGCAGCGCCGCCTTTGGCAATAGGGAATAGAGTATCAATAACACGTTGACCGGTTACTAGCGGCATGGAAATTGGTTTACGTTCAATTGCCGGACGTGGCTGACGAATCGGCCATTTTTGGCAAAGTGTCAATTCAATTTCTTCGCATTTTTCTGTTTTAATTTTTGCAACTACATCGTTTACTTTGTAATTGCCATTTGGAGCAACATAGCTCACAGTACCACTTAATAGTGGAGATAACATACATTTATGTTCAATTACAGGAGTTTCAGGACAAGTAGCGTAAATATCGCCACCTTTTAAGAAATCGCCAACTTTAGCTACCATAGTAATGTTGAATTCACGTTCAATATCCAATGAAGGAAGATTACATCCCTTATCAATAAAAGAACCTGAAAGCTCACTGATTTTTTTTAGTGGTCTTTCGATACCGTCAAAAATGTTAGATAAGATACCAGGACCTAAGGTTGCACAAATAGGTGCACCGGTTTTGAACACAGGTTCTTCCGGTTTCAACCCAGTAGTAACCTCATATACCTGAATGGTAGTGAATTCGTCATTGATTCCGATTACTTCACCAATCAACCTTTTTTCACCTACATATACCATCTCTAGCATAGAAAAGTCCTTTGT
It encodes:
- a CDS encoding uroporphyrinogen decarboxylase family protein; the protein is MTGKERFAKALRREKIEGHVPHFELVFFLTMEVLGKVHPSHRFYEQWNQMSHTEKKLQMEDMADCYIKIAEKYHHDAIFVHPNPWDLENVKWLLETIREKTGDQYFLLMHGDTTCGIPDGESMMEFTTQMYEEPEKILEQQKSWQENAFKTANALSKTGLLDGFALCSDYSFNVNPFFSPDIFGELIAPNLKETIDTYRKLGFYSIKHTDGNINPILDQIVACGPDALHSIDPQGGMSLTEVRQKYGDKICTIGNVNCGLLQTGTDEEAAADVRRTLKEGMANGYGYIFSTSNCVYTGLDLKRYEMMNQIWREEGIYR
- a CDS encoding galactokinase, yielding MNIEQLKDSIVSGAYNSVLQNIYSDNINTVKARYLSCIEGYQQQFQKGDNISVFSAPGRTEVGGNHTDHQHGRVIAGAVDLDIIAVVNKTNANVIRVFSEGFGLTEVVLDNFNVVENEKETSAALIRGIVSRLKERGYPVSGFDAYTMSDVLCGSGLSSSAAFEVLIGTVLNDLYCNSELKAIEIAQIAQYAENVYFGKPSGLMDQTASAVGGFVSIDFACIKKPIINPITFDLKKHGYQLVIVNTGANHSDLTDDYASIPHEMKDIASCFDKEHLNEVETTVFYQNIPKLRGQVSDRAILRAIHFFEDTNRVTRQADALIHQDIDTFLKEVNASGQSSYDYLQNVYSPHNPTEQSIALALCLTKQFLKGQGACRVHGGGFAGTIQVYLPISVTDDYIKHMKLVFGENCCYRINIRKQGGVKVI
- a CDS encoding glycoside hydrolase family 18 protein, which gives rise to MPKHILAPYLMENSVHEIRVSDLQRMTHLNIAFAHVKNSIVTVKHLKHLNRIAVYKSVNPELKVILSVGGWGADGFNQAAKTKEGRESFAKTAMDIVLKWDFDGIDIDWEYPCSDQAGIAYGPEDKVNFTLLLEELRKTLDEKGKMNGKKYLLTAAVGGESYFIEGTEMDKVAQILDYVNLMTYDLRGGFTHVAGHHASLGPQTGDENGPCSMRTVQIYHDAGVPYEKMVLGAAFYGRVWENVTSTENNGLGQVAKTTGSGHVRFNLQDEEQIKLHGYTKYFDEKAQAPYLFNGKNFVSFEDKASIKAKCDFVKEKGLAGMMYWAYGNHQLFEAMSENLD
- a CDS encoding PP2C family protein-serine/threonine phosphatase, with translation MDIDFYGNTCVGSSNVNGDVFYISSDHKVYLLADGASGAGNDGKVLMGKICIEIIENFEYDSTKLNAKEYIDQLFWKINNRLIETSQYFKKLVFGTLNLAVVDDDILTITTLGDSPAFYYNGVEINRVAKNKKQYEWMIDAGYITKQQYEGYISQMHEMMQCCFDYYVPQIVPNNVIEQYPIKPNNILVLCSDGLSDYISSNDIIRSIQTKGLKDGIDDLILKAKDIALGKQNYFDDITVVAIKIV
- a CDS encoding V-type ATP synthase subunit D, which gives rise to MANTIFPTKGNLIATKKSLVLANLGYDLLDRKRNILIREMMMLVEKAKSLRGEIETTYEKAYAALQRANITLGLCEGLTKDTSIENGVHITYRSVMGVDIPEVSLETTITTVQYPLSESNSQYDVAYLNFNKAKELTVILAEVENSVYRLADAIKKTQRRANALKNVNIPRFEATVKFITDALEEKEREEFTRLKVIRHTKDKAKKAAEKKAV
- a CDS encoding V-type ATP synthase subunit B, whose product is MSLQFIGLKEINGPLVVLDNVPNASFEEMAELYLEDGTKRLGRIVEIQGERVIIQVFEGTNGLSLTNTRTRLTGKPMELALSKEMLGRIFNGAGTPIDGLGEIFADKYADINGQPLNPVAREYPRNYIRTGISSIDGLTTLIRGQKLPIFSGSGMSHNKLAVQLVCQSQLNDNKDSDEKFGIVFAAMGVNNDVADYFKRSFEESGVLENVVMFLNLSNDPIIERILAPRCALTAAEYLAYEHDMNILVIMTDMTSYAEALREFSSSKGEIPGRKGYPGYLYSDLASLYERAGIVKGGKGSVTQIPILTMPNDDITHPVPDLTGYITEGQIVLDRNLNQIGIYPPVAILPSLSRLMKDGIGEGYTRGDHSAVANQLFASYARVQDARALASVIGEEELSKSDKAYLEFGKMFEKHFISQEFNEARTIEQTLELGWDLLSLLPKSELSRMDAKLVEANFDPKRTERFKD
- a CDS encoding V-type ATP synthase subunit A; this translates as MNKIYSINGPVVTVKDTKDFSMLEMVYVGEKRLIGEVIGINDEFTTIQVYEVTTGLKPEEPVFKTGAPICATLGPGILSNIFDGIERPLKKISELSGSFIDKGCNLPSLDIEREFNITMVAKVGDFLKGGDIYATCPETPVIEHKCMLSPLLSGTVSYVAPNGNYKVNDVVAKIKTEKCEEIELTLCQKWPIRQPRPAIERKPISMPLVTGQRVIDTLFPIAKGGAAAVPGGFGTGKTMTQHQIAKWCDADIIVYVGCGERGNEMTQVLDEFSELIDPKTGNKMTDRTTLIANTSNMPVAAREASIYTGITLAEYYRDMGYHVAIMADSTSRWAEALREISGRLEEMPAEEGFPAYLPSRLAQFYERAGYMNNLNGTQGSVTIIGAVSPQGADFSEPVTQNTKRFVRTFWALDKSLAYARHYPAINWTESYSDYIDDLTKYYNQYVSEDFLKCRRRFANILADEASLMEIVKLIGSDVLPDDQKLVIETAKAIRLGYLQQNAFHVDDTYVSLEKQLKMMQIILYVNDQCSKYIKRNYALSEMIDLGLFDILAGMKYQIPNNDLSAFDRLYAEINEKLEAFKNNNRVEETK